The genomic interval AAATTTGGCCATCAAAGTaaatcaaagtaaaaaaaataaaataaaaaccaacaacaacaagaaattgaatcgaaaacTAGTGAAATCTTTgaacaaaactaaaataaaaataaaataacgaaaaaaaaatcctcgctTGTAGCATCCGGAAAAAAATTAGAACTGGGTCCATTCTTGTGAAATATATCGACTAAAAATATATCTTTCCTTGTGCGAAATGAGATGTTCCTTAGACGAAATGCTAcgatcattttttgttttcctttactaaatttaacaaacaaaagtgtttCGTCCACTGGCAACAATGGTAGACACTTTTCGGAAAGGAACTTGAcggctgaaaaaaaaatcttatgtCGATACTCTTCACGCCTATACTGGGTGTACTGggtaaaatattataatataaaaatttattggaattaaaacaaaaaacaaaaatgaaaaaattcaaaaaacaaagaaaacaaaaaaatgttcggcGCATTTTTAGTACagatatttttcatacatAACTCTGACggtttacaataaaattcataagttttattatcaaaatgcAAATTACTAGAAGGCATACACAACGGTATGCATCCATATAATGCTCGTTAGTCGAAATTGATTGACTtttggttttaaattttttatttttttgctttatttttcacttttttccttctttattctctaattttctatttttttcaaattttgtttttcaattttttttcctcttcttcttcatttatGACGAATGTAATTAGTAGCGATTCCATTaagctatttttttttgtataatttatatttatatgacactaattcttcttctttttttacttttttttatttttcttattttttgcatGTGACAAGAGCTCgcgttttactttttttttttgatgtatatgaaagaacagaaaaagtatTTATGTAAAGTGTAGAAAATTCCAGTTCACACCAGATTGTATTCCTTTAGATTCGATTGCAGAATGGTGTCCTTTACGGCGGCAAATAcaaatcgaatattttccgTATCTGTTGAAtggaatggaaaaatatttgtgaatgaGAGCATTGATCTCGGTTATTTAGTGTTCAGATTAATTTTAGTTATTAAATTTCATGTTTTCACGACTTAGGAGTGATGATAATGTCAATGATGCATAACACAGGTAAGACACGATAAAATTCTTTGACTTATTTCCTGGGGAATACCAtctgttgtttgtattgacgGCAAGGCTTATTGttcggaatttttcattcttataataatcgcaaaaaatctgaaaagttcttataaattctaaaaattcgagaattttaggaactaTCAAGAATTTATTCtacaaaattctttaaattcccaccaaaaattaccaacagatgaatttcaaataatttttaagaattgctaaaattcttagaaattcccaaaaaaaattctgaaaaagatTCCTGAgaatttccgaaaaaattgctaataataagccctgattGAAGGTCTCCATTTTCAATGTGTCCAGTGAGATAGTAGATAGGCATAACGTGATCCGTTTCACATCCGGATTCTGTGTGAACGCCATCAGGGCACTTTCTCTTCTAGATATTATCCTTTAAGTCTTCGAAGtccatttaaaaattttggttaaaCCGATTTCCAAGAACCTTCCTTCGTAGAAATCGTACATGTATAATCAGTTTTCATAAATTAGATGCAATCATCTCagtgaaagtaaatttatagATTGGTATGGCGATTCCTCCACCATTGGACAACACAAATTTAGATCTCCCTACCTTTCGATTTTGATCAGATAACCCAAAGCCGACTCGAAACTGGAATAACGTTCCTACAGTTTGAGGTTTCGGCTTGTGGAATATTTTGGTCTAGAGTCGGGCACGGTTTCGGCATTTGTGTGTTGTTAGGGAATCGTTTTTAAGGTGTTCAAAAGTTCGCCATACTTTTAGATTTACTTTCACTGCgctgttttaatttttaatggcAAGCGTGTTCATATATCCAGCACCAATCTAACATTACTGATCTGCACATTAAGCTCACTTGCAGACCCGTGTTACCTGTGTTATACACCACTGACGAATGTGACCAACCGCAACAGTCTTAGAATTCATAGGTTCGAGAAGAGCTTCCAATAAATTGTAGAACATCAAATTATATAAGACACCTAAAATTCGCAAACACCCCGTAAAGATGCATAAATCATTGATGTCTTTACATTGTAAAGGATTTATTCGCATCAGTCTCAAGGGAAGCTGAACCATGACAAGCACATTGGAAGCTCCGATGAATtctaacaaaataacaaagaaaggCAGCAACGGATACTTGATTAAGGATCGGAATAGACCAAGTTTAGGTCACGCAAAATTCTTCAACCAAGACATAGGAAATCTTTAGTCTGTTTTGCATGACCCGAATTTTAGCTATTCAGAGCGTTAAACGTGATGCAAAAAGAAAGCAACAATGATGCAAAGAATGGACACAACCAGCAGTATTTTTGGAGAATGAATTGCGGAGATTCGATTCTTCGAAATACGCTACGTCCAAttcttttgacaaatttttaattttttaaaattgatagaAATACCCCAATACGctgaaaaaaaggaaatttgaaaatttagggAGATCTCACATTTTCCATGTAAATGCGAATTACAATCACGAATCTATTGtttttcgaaaactttgcCTTTTGTTAGGAGTCTTAGgcgaacaaaataataaaaataatggaGAGGCGTTCAATGGATGAATTAAGTGGTTGCTATGTGTTTTCTATTTCATATTCACTGAACCTTAGGCATCCCATGAACCCGTAATCATCCATGTCTGTTAATAGatatttacgtcacaaggCCGAgacaagaaaattgaaaattcgagTCTTCAggtgaagtttgttgatcgGAGGCGAAGCTGAGGTGAATATCGACGCGAAAATGTGACTTATCATTTTCCGTCCGAGTTACATACAATATTTTACATATTGGCCACCGAGGCCACCGAGAAAAGTGCTTCATTGGTGAAATGAACGGGTTTCGGTGCACAAACACGTTGTGAAACTTCAGCCTTATGCCAAGCATTCTTTTAGTGAGAACAGTGCCGATTTTGACAGGTTCAAATTAATGAGAATCCCTCAACGTCTCACACggtcatttttattatttatagcCGAACATTCATTATCATTTCAGAAAGAGCTCGAAATAGGTAATATTTGTATTGTCTGAAATTTGAGGTCAGGTCGAGtatttttagaaaacaaaCCTGACCTTGgtttcaattcaatcaaaCCTATCAGATTTCAGGTCTGATCGGTGATCAGGTTCAGCTCAAAACAGGCTCAGTTATTTTCAGTTCAGGTAAATGTGATGTGTTCAGAGCCTCaataaacaagaaaacaaATAGAGATtgtaaaatgattcaaagaaTTGTAGTTCGCATTTCGGAATTGCCCAAACCACTTACCAGTTGCACatgtaaaatgggaataaattattttctctgAATCAGGATTTAAGTCTACGAACATTCGAAGAATAAATTCTCTAGCAGTTATAGCATCTCTTTGAGGTCCTGCAatggaaaagtgaaaaaagcATTAGAGCGTTGAGTCAACAacgagaaaaatatcgaaaaatctaTGTGTCACAATCGACTTACCATCATATTCCGGAAAGTAATCTACCAAATGTGAATACATTATTTTTTCCTCTAAAagatcttttttatttaaaaaaagaatgacTGATGAATGTTGGAACCACGGATAGGTtataattgttttaaataaagctTTTGATTCTTCCATACGATTCTGTGGAACAGATATAAGCGATGTGAGTTACATTAGAGAGTGACAAACTTATTAACAAACAGAAGATTCCGttcttgtttggaacttttcgTTTTACCAAAGAGAGTTGCAGCCCGAGCCGAAGGCAGGCGCAGCAATCACATaagacaaaattaaaagttctAAACAATTACGGAAGTTTTTTTACTCACTAAGCCACCGAGAAATAAGTTTTAACGTCAGTGACGTAATGGCTCATTTTCCGTGGGTGCagtgagtaaaatattttttttttttggtctaaTCCTTACCTCATTTTCAGATTCAAATAGAATTTGATCATACTCTGACAGAGCGACAAGAAAGATGATCGAtgtaacattttcaaaacaatgaATCCATTTCCTTCTTTCCGATCTCTGACCTCCTACATCAACCATTCTGTATGGAAAATTGATGGATGAAAAGAAAGGCAAATTTTAGTTTAGGTTCCATTGATAAAGTTGATGAAGGCAATAAAACATTACAGAAAACCGAAAGCATAAAACATAAATCTGCAGAGAGATGACGTTTTTGGtatgacaaaataattttacgtGTTAGAGCAATGTCGCTTTGCTCGTATGAAACATGCATTTACAATTGATTAATCACGTAAAATGCAGTAGTCtccacaaatttttattttgacgagtgcaTGCCTCCCCTTTGGGTTCCAcactcatcaaaataaaactttgtaAAAGTTTGGACTATTACCGGTCAAAATCTTATAAATTATCATCTCACTGCAACGTTTACCCAAATAGCCTCAACAAACAACAAACACTCTGCAGCCGAGTCAAAAATTTTGCTCGATTGTTACACCTTGCCATTTTGAGTTAACATCTAAAAAAATGTAGCCAGCGAACTTAGCAAGTTTTTGACTCGGCTGATATTATTCGTCGATTGTGGCATTCAATATGACGCCCGTATTGAGAGACTTTCTACTTTTACCATTTTACAAGCAGTCTAAGTGAGGTGTGACGAACTTCTTCCGTTAATCCATTTGATCCCATGCAGGTATCTAATTATATGGGATTAAATGGACTACCTGAAGAAGTTCAGTCCAATAGACGCGTCACCCCTCGAGTCTAAGCTCTAAGCATTCAAGTTAAAAagttaatcgaaaaaatttcaaattgcatCGAGGTCCAAAGATAATTCACCAACTGGAATTTGTCAAGACCATCGGACCACAATATGCTAGACTTGACATCGACTAAATAATTTGCCATCAACGAACGAAATAAGATTCTAAATCAAAGTCAAATGCACCCATAAGTCTGATTACTTccgaaaaggaaaaaaagggTAAAAAGCATGGCCAACTGTTTGGATGGGTTTGGAAATGTAAGTAAATATCAAGATATGCTTATTTTCTCTATTGGGAGTCTCCGGAGTAGTCGCATCAAAACGGTTGATATCCACGATCACATTAAGAAGGTTCAGTCGGCTTAGTAAGCCAATTCACGAAATGAATTTGGCGACAACCGATCTGGGACAATGTCGCTATACTCGATAAAGTATCGATAAATTCCGATTGACCTCTAAATCTTCAACTTTTGAAGCACTACGTTTACCGTATTTAGTCCAAGAAATGTGTCACCGGCCCTTGATATCACGTCCTATGTTTCCATCGATGAGCTAATCGCATAATGAGCTTGCGTTAATATTAATGCAAGTTTTTGTGTATAACTGGGGAAACTCCGGCAATAAccaataacgataaatttacCATCTCATTTTTCTCAAAAGTTCAAACCAACTTTTCTCGTTTAATATTCCCATTTCTCATCTCTACGATGCGATAAACTTTCAAGGAATTTGAATATATAGCTGCCTGCTCAACAATTTCTTGTACGGTACGGAAAAAGGCACTTCGATTCTATGtggtaaaatgttttatctaATAAACCGTAAGAGGTATGAAATTCATACTATGAATATGCCAGACTGCAAGCAATAGTTTCTAAAGTGATCTTTTATGCAGACGAACAACCGCAATCGAATTATGCACAGTTTCTTTAAAGTAATGGACCTTTTGCACCACATCCGGAAAATATGGATGAAATCTTTACTTTCCGCATGCGACGAACTACAAATCGAATCCAATTGAATTGAACAAGCATCAAGTGTAAAACGGAAATTCCCTTTGACTTGTAAATTGTCGATGATGGTGATGGGTGAGAAATACAATTTACTTTAACTCGTTCGGAAACTATATACGTTCTAGCTCGTCTacttaaatgtgaaaaagaaatattttcatttacatttcgaACATTTATCCGTTCTATAACAGACACAGTAAAGCAATCCGTTTCCTTTCGTTCGTATGGCAATGGTTAAAGATGTAAGTAGAGACCATAAACATGTTTGCATATCAGTCATTCAGAGGACCGCAGCTTGAAATATTTGCCAAATTACTACTCTACCCCAGACAAAAAACGCCTGTTCTCTAACTCATGGCTGAAAACTTAAAGGGATCTAATGAGGGTGGGCATAGCGTATAAGCTCTGCCATTGCACATTATGCAAATTGGTGTCAATAGAAAAGTACAGATCCTAAACGacgaattaaatttgaaaattaaagatttttgaaGGTAGTCATGCCTAACATGTCACATGTTCCAATATTCAACCCTAGTCTGGCATGACAggctttacaataaaaatgtttattttacgTTCGTCATATTTAAATAGGTTTGTACCAATGCCTTCATTTCTTCACCAATTCAGATTTTCTACGATATGTTCACGGATGAAATATTCATTAGACGAAGCCTCCTTAGAGCCCGCTTAGCGCCCAAGTCAGGGAACACTGTTCTTAATGTCGCCGAGTGATAAATGTAGTGTTTTAGGCACTACGTGTATGATTGTTCCTCGAAGCCGCAGGCAGAGTGTGACAAAGCACATCGtgtgccaaaaaaaaactcggaGTTCCATACAACAGTTCTCTCAATCAACAAagacaacgaaagttttactttttgtcAACGAGTTGAGGAGAATATTTGTCTCATCGAGGTAGggtaataatttaaaattttcaaactgtTGTTGCCCTAGGAGGTGCTTTTGTATAGGCTCTCGGTCACGCAAAACATTTCGTAACATGCAATAGTCATGCGGAAAAAAACGATTACAAATTTTCACTGGGTAAATTTCACTGGAGTGTAGAATTGGCAACACCTGGTCTTTCAGCAGTTGGTGCTCACACTGCTGTTAACTAGTTTATACACTCACGTGTAAGTGGTGTTAGTGAGTAAACCGGCTTGTATACAATTGATATCAGCAATAGCATGAGCACCAGCTGGTAAAAGACCAGCTGTTGCATACTATCCAGTGAAATTAATCCAGTGTACATTGAACATTAAGCGCCACCATAGTATTTTAGTTACCTAAACCGAATTTCCTCTAAATCGAATGGATATTCAATGATTCCTGTAGTTGGCACACGAACCCGTAAAATATCTTGTTCAGTCGGCAAATAATTGAGTGCAGCCACCCGATCAATTTCCATTAGATAACTGTAAAAGAAAAGTTGTGAATTAATTCATTCAGTGTCACAACACTTCCATTCAAAGACTTACTATTTCGCTGAATCGGTCAGTTGATATTCTCGTCTTCTATCATAACATTCTTGTATACCTCCGTCAGCCCACAGGTCTTTAATAGCTTGAACATATGGTGGTTCGAACGTTGTGACTGTTTCAAAATCTACACTTCGAACTAATTCTGCAGAGTCCTGGGGATTTAAgtagggaaaaaaaatggttggtTTTCTGTTCCTCATACCACTCAACCATCAACACTTACGATATTATTCGAGGAAatatattgaatttttaaaatatccaTTGCCCGAATCATTGATTGCATAGCCATAAATATGTTTTGAAAGACTAGTTTTATAAAACCGCGTTTATCCTCATCTGAATAGCCACTACCGTGGATGATTCGCATTTGTTTGATGAATGTTGATTTCCCTGATTCACCAGTGCCTAGaatgaataattaaaatataattaaaacgTTGAAACCACGATTCTACGCGTTGATTTAATTGGACTGAAGATATAATTAATAGTGGAAACTGAATCCGTGGGGGTTAAGGTTCATCAGATTTcctattttatttcatttatttgtttaatgaCTGACTAACAGCCTTTTAGGC from Bradysia coprophila strain Holo2 unplaced genomic scaffold, BU_Bcop_v1 contig_732, whole genome shotgun sequence carries:
- the LOC119084471 gene encoding guanine nucleotide-binding protein G(q) subunit alpha, which encodes MECCLSEEAKEQKRINQEIERQLRRDKRDARRELKLLLLGTGESGKSTFIKQMRIIHGSGYSDEDKRGFIKLVFQNIFMAMQSMIRAMDILKIQYISSNNIDSAELVRSVDFETVTTFEPPYVQAIKDLWADGGIQECYDRRREYQLTDSAKYYLMEIDRVAALNYLPTEQDILRVRVPTTGIIEYPFDLEEIRFRMVDVGGQRSERRKWIHCFENVTSIIFLVALSEYDQILFESENENRMEESKALFKTIITYPWFQHSSVILFLNKKDLLEEKIMYSHLVDYFPEYDGPQRDAITAREFILRMFVDLNPDSEKIIYSHFTCATDTENIRFVFAAVKDTILQSNLKEYNLV